In Chryseobacterium turcicum, a single window of DNA contains:
- a CDS encoding TetR/AcrR family transcriptional regulator: MPRKVVQGPIRDKEKTKQKLLNAVGKILKTKGYSGLMVSKIAAVAGFDKKLIYEYFGSTDKLIDEYIKSQDYWSKFAPEGDVDLSDGGKEMSKLAILNQFETLKKNKELQKILVWEMSESRPILKKLLDQREEVGEELFKNITDPHFGDKAEEYRAITAILVAGIYHLNLYTGHNGSTFCGIEMKTEEGRKKIEKALVDIIDYAYSK; encoded by the coding sequence ATGCCTAGAAAAGTTGTACAAGGTCCGATTAGAGACAAAGAAAAAACAAAACAAAAACTACTCAATGCAGTAGGGAAGATTTTGAAAACTAAAGGATATTCAGGATTGATGGTAAGCAAAATTGCTGCTGTTGCTGGTTTTGATAAAAAACTAATCTATGAATATTTTGGAAGTACTGACAAATTAATTGATGAATACATTAAATCTCAGGATTACTGGAGTAAATTTGCACCAGAAGGAGATGTTGATTTGTCTGATGGAGGAAAAGAAATGTCTAAATTGGCAATTCTTAACCAGTTTGAAACTCTAAAAAAGAATAAAGAACTTCAAAAGATTTTAGTTTGGGAAATGTCTGAAAGCAGACCTATTCTTAAAAAACTTTTAGATCAAAGAGAAGAAGTTGGAGAAGAGCTTTTTAAAAATATTACCGATCCTCATTTTGGCGATAAAGCTGAAGAATACCGAGCGATTACTGCTATTTTAGTAGCCGGAATTTATCATTTAAACCTTTATACAGGTCATAATGGATCTACTTTCTGCGGAATAGAAATGAAAACTGAAGAGGGACGAAAGAAAATTGAAAAAGCATTAGTGGATATTATAGACTACGCTTACAGTAAATAA
- a CDS encoding nucleoside-diphosphate kinase, which produces MSNITFTMIKPDAVADGHIGAILGKISEGGFKIKALKLTQLTVADAKKFYEVHAERPFYGELVDFMSSGPIVAAVLEKDNAVEDFRTLIGATNPAEAAEGTIRKMFARSIGENAVHGSDSNENALIEAQFHFSGREIF; this is translated from the coding sequence ATGTCAAACATTACATTTACAATGATTAAGCCAGATGCAGTTGCTGACGGTCATATTGGTGCTATTCTAGGAAAAATTTCAGAAGGTGGATTTAAAATCAAAGCGTTGAAATTAACTCAACTTACTGTTGCTGATGCAAAAAAATTCTATGAAGTACACGCAGAAAGACCTTTTTACGGTGAATTGGTTGATTTTATGAGCTCTGGGCCTATCGTTGCAGCAGTTTTGGAAAAAGACAATGCAGTTGAAGATTTCAGAACTTTAATTGGTGCTACTAATCCTGCTGAAGCAGCAGAAGGAACTATCAGAAAAATGTTTGCTAGAAGCATTGGAGAGAATGCAGTACATGGTTCTGATTCTAACGAAAATGCATTAATTGAAGCTCAATTCCATTTTTCAGGAAGAGAGATTTTTTAA
- a CDS encoding tetratricopeptide repeat protein, with protein sequence MVAQNKVTAKELKTKISNNTKLYKANIDEAYKELNNLLKESVILKDSISEMKLLDRKCRYFYSKNMMDSLIITSENLQKKSHQYKDVYFEAMSNIYIAETYSINKFPDKAIAYLNSAYKILQKGDANSERIFYAKANVLSSFANIYLDKNQPKEAAKKIYEQIESGKKLKDKYERDNFQYLNYANLANIYSQINADSAYHYAKKSILIKPGDIIDDKSMIDNYSVIGKVYKDKGNYESALKNFHKALFISKKTGTEINTNQIYHSLKEIYEILQVNDSINFYGNKIEQYELKALKSKYNSLQEVINKDKKEQENSQNALWFWIVPALASIGVISFFVYKRKGKRTIETKNNNEIKPEINLSEAYHDLMKLLEKRDPAFIFAFENIYPDFSSKLLAKSSDLQQSEIEFCALLKMKLTTKEIAKISFIETRTVQNKKYRIRKKLDIPQNVDIYHWIDQI encoded by the coding sequence ATGGTAGCACAAAATAAAGTTACTGCTAAAGAGCTGAAAACCAAAATCAGCAACAATACCAAACTTTACAAGGCTAATATCGATGAAGCATACAAAGAGCTAAACAATCTCTTGAAAGAGTCTGTTATTCTGAAAGATTCCATTTCAGAAATGAAACTTCTGGATAGAAAGTGCAGGTATTTCTACAGTAAAAATATGATGGACAGCCTGATTATTACGAGTGAAAATCTTCAGAAAAAATCTCATCAATATAAAGATGTCTATTTTGAAGCGATGTCTAATATTTATATTGCAGAAACCTACTCTATCAATAAATTTCCCGATAAAGCAATCGCCTATCTTAACTCTGCTTACAAAATCCTACAAAAAGGAGATGCAAACAGCGAAAGGATTTTCTATGCAAAAGCTAATGTACTTAGCAGTTTTGCCAATATCTATTTAGATAAAAACCAACCTAAGGAAGCTGCAAAAAAAATTTACGAGCAAATTGAAAGCGGAAAAAAATTAAAAGACAAATACGAACGTGACAATTTTCAGTATCTGAATTATGCTAATCTTGCCAATATTTATAGCCAAATAAATGCTGACTCCGCCTATCATTACGCTAAAAAATCAATTTTAATAAAACCTGGTGATATTATTGACGACAAATCGATGATTGATAATTATTCTGTCATCGGAAAAGTTTATAAGGATAAAGGAAATTACGAAAGTGCTTTAAAAAACTTCCACAAAGCTCTCTTTATCAGCAAAAAAACAGGAACAGAAATCAACACCAACCAGATTTATCATTCTCTAAAAGAAATTTATGAAATTCTACAAGTAAATGACAGTATCAATTTTTACGGAAATAAAATTGAGCAATACGAACTGAAAGCTTTGAAAAGTAAATACAATTCTTTGCAGGAAGTTATTAATAAAGATAAAAAAGAACAGGAAAACTCTCAAAATGCTTTATGGTTCTGGATTGTTCCTGCTTTAGCATCTATTGGAGTAATTAGCTTTTTCGTCTACAAAAGAAAAGGCAAAAGAACTATTGAAACTAAAAATAATAATGAGATAAAGCCGGAAATCAATCTAAGTGAAGCGTATCATGATTTGATGAAGCTTTTAGAAAAAAGAGACCCCGCTTTTATCTTTGCGTTTGAAAATATCTACCCTGATTTTTCTTCTAAACTTTTAGCAAAAAGCTCAGACTTGCAACAATCGGAAATAGAATTCTGTGCTCTTTTAAAAATGAAACTGACCACTAAAGAAATTGCTAAAATCAGTTTTATAGAAACCAGAACGGTGCAGAATAAAAAATACCGAATCAGAAAAAAACTAGACATCCCTCAGAATGTAGACATTTACCATTGGATAGACCAGATTTAA
- the rsgA gene encoding ribosome small subunit-dependent GTPase A, with the protein MKGKIIKSTGSWYQVLETETGKIFEARIRGKFKLIKTRLTNPLAVGDFVEFQLEQDDVAWITKIEPRRNYLIRKSVNLSKEAHIIASNIDLACFIFTLKHPETSLGFLDRFLACCEAYNIKPLILFNKMDVLAEEESEIVKDIEFLYNEIGYNSLEISSYSKLNLDSLVELLKDKTSVFFGHSGCGKSTLVNAMQPNLNLRTSEISDTHLKGKHTTTFAQMHFWDFGGNVIDTPGVREFAMIDIEKEEVQHYFPEIFKKREECKYHNCLHVNEPKCAVLESLETGEIQTTRYSTYVKLMDEAEENARN; encoded by the coding sequence ATGAAAGGAAAAATCATTAAATCTACAGGAAGCTGGTATCAGGTTTTGGAAACGGAAACCGGAAAAATTTTTGAAGCGAGAATTCGTGGAAAGTTTAAACTAATAAAAACCAGACTTACAAATCCCTTGGCCGTTGGTGATTTTGTTGAATTTCAATTGGAACAAGACGATGTGGCATGGATTACCAAAATTGAACCCCGCAGAAATTATCTCATCCGAAAATCAGTAAATCTTTCAAAAGAAGCGCACATTATTGCGTCAAACATTGATTTGGCGTGTTTTATTTTTACATTAAAGCATCCTGAGACTTCTCTCGGTTTTCTTGACCGATTTCTTGCTTGCTGTGAAGCGTACAACATTAAACCGCTTATTTTGTTTAATAAAATGGACGTTTTGGCAGAAGAAGAGTCTGAAATTGTAAAAGACATCGAATTTTTATATAACGAAATTGGATATAATTCTTTGGAAATATCTTCTTACTCTAAACTTAATTTGGATAGTCTTGTTGAGTTACTGAAAGATAAAACCTCAGTGTTTTTCGGGCATTCTGGTTGTGGAAAGTCTACATTGGTAAATGCAATGCAGCCGAATCTTAATTTGAGAACATCTGAAATTTCTGATACTCATTTAAAAGGAAAGCATACTACTACTTTTGCGCAAATGCACTTTTGGGATTTTGGCGGAAACGTAATTGATACCCCTGGTGTACGTGAATTTGCCATGATTGATATTGAAAAAGAAGAAGTGCAACATTATTTTCCTGAGATATTCAAAAAGAGAGAAGAGTGTAAATATCACAACTGTCTTCATGTGAATGAGCCAAAGTGTGCAGTCTTGGAATCTTTAGAAACTGGCGAAATTCAAACTACAAGATATTCTACCTACGTTAAGCTTATGGATGAAGCGGAAGAAAACGCTCGAAACTAA
- a CDS encoding voltage-gated chloride channel family protein: MFKKSKKSVFRILLILIRLLFRKYPFVFFIVKWLFITSIIGICIGAASAFFLQTLEWATQFRENHLWIIIFLPLGGFLIGLLYHYFGKDVEAGNNLLLENIHQPSKTIPFKMAPFVYLGTMMTHLFGGSAGREGTALQMAASIADQFSKPLKLSKDERRILIISAIAAGFGSVFGTPLAGAIFGLEVSLTGKIKYKALFPAISASLIADWVTKSLNTHHTHYLINFVPSISFLNILYAVAAGLFFGICAALFSKIIHKTGNLFKSKISYPPFRPLIGGIIVLLSVWLMGTSKYIGLGIPTILDSFSEELPAYDFALKAIITIITLASGFKGGEVTPLFFIGATLGNALGYFIPLPLALLAGMGFVAVFAGATNTPIACSIMAIELFGYECAVYVIIACVVSYLLSGQNSIYKSQILGKSKHKRYWKKEEYL, encoded by the coding sequence ATGTTTAAAAAAAGTAAAAAATCAGTTTTTAGAATCCTCCTTATTTTAATCCGTTTATTGTTTAGAAAATATCCTTTTGTATTTTTTATAGTAAAATGGCTTTTTATCACTTCAATCATCGGGATTTGTATTGGGGCTGCTTCTGCTTTTTTCTTACAAACTTTAGAATGGGCAACGCAATTCAGAGAAAACCATTTATGGATTATTATTTTTTTACCATTGGGAGGTTTTTTAATTGGTCTACTTTATCACTATTTCGGAAAAGATGTTGAAGCGGGAAATAATTTATTACTAGAAAACATCCACCAACCATCAAAGACTATTCCCTTCAAGATGGCGCCTTTTGTATATTTAGGAACGATGATGACTCATCTTTTTGGAGGCTCTGCAGGGCGTGAAGGAACAGCTTTACAAATGGCAGCATCAATTGCTGATCAGTTTTCAAAACCATTAAAACTTTCAAAAGATGAAAGGAGAATTTTAATCATCTCTGCAATTGCCGCAGGCTTTGGTTCGGTTTTCGGAACACCTTTAGCCGGAGCGATTTTCGGATTAGAAGTTTCTCTTACAGGAAAAATTAAATACAAAGCCTTATTTCCTGCAATTTCCGCATCGCTAATTGCAGATTGGGTTACAAAATCCCTGAATACACACCATACTCATTATCTTATCAATTTTGTGCCTTCTATTTCTTTTCTAAACATTTTATATGCTGTAGCTGCTGGTCTTTTTTTCGGAATCTGTGCTGCACTATTCAGTAAAATTATTCATAAAACAGGTAACCTTTTTAAATCTAAAATCTCTTATCCTCCATTTAGACCTTTAATAGGAGGAATTATTGTTTTATTATCGGTCTGGTTAATGGGAACCTCAAAATATATCGGTTTAGGAATTCCCACAATTCTAGATTCTTTTTCAGAAGAGCTTCCGGCTTATGATTTTGCGTTAAAAGCGATTATTACCATTATTACTTTGGCTTCAGGCTTTAAAGGTGGTGAAGTAACTCCCTTATTTTTCATTGGAGCAACTTTAGGAAATGCTTTGGGATATTTCATCCCTTTACCGTTAGCACTTTTAGCAGGAATGGGTTTTGTGGCCGTTTTTGCCGGAGCTACCAATACACCGATTGCTTGTAGCATTATGGCAATAGAATTATTTGGATACGAATGCGCAGTGTATGTCATTATCGCATGTGTTGTTTCCTATCTGTTGTCCGGGCAAAACAGTATTTATAAAAGTCAAATTCTTGGCAAGTCTAAGCACAAAAGATATTGGAAAAAGGAGGAGTATCTTTAA
- a CDS encoding aldo/keto reductase has product MEKIKIKNTDLLIAPVNFGGNVFGWTLDEKKSFDILDQFTAGGFNFIDTADTYSWWVNGKGGQSEEIIGKWMKERNNRNDLVIATKVGSETKEHGFDISKKHILKSVDESLARLQTDHIDLYYTHFDDQKTPVEETLEAYDEIIKAGKVRYIAASNLSPERLKESFDVAEKNNLPKYVALQPHYNLLEREKFESQYADLVKEYDLSVFTYWSLASGFLTGKYRNEEDLKKSARGEGVRKYLDEKGLHVLKALDEISIRLETTQASVALAWLLANPLVTAPIVSATSESQLKTLFAAPELKLSSEDIELLNTVSQ; this is encoded by the coding sequence ATGGAAAAAATAAAAATAAAAAATACCGATCTTTTGATAGCGCCGGTAAATTTTGGAGGAAATGTTTTTGGATGGACTTTAGATGAAAAGAAATCTTTTGATATTCTAGATCAGTTTACCGCTGGAGGATTTAATTTTATTGATACAGCCGATACCTATTCGTGGTGGGTTAACGGAAAAGGCGGTCAGTCTGAAGAAATCATCGGAAAATGGATGAAAGAGAGAAATAACCGAAATGATTTGGTGATTGCTACAAAAGTTGGTTCCGAAACAAAAGAGCATGGCTTTGACATCAGCAAGAAACATATTCTGAAATCTGTAGATGAATCTTTAGCCCGACTTCAGACCGATCATATCGATCTTTATTACACGCATTTTGATGATCAAAAAACTCCGGTTGAAGAAACTTTAGAAGCCTATGATGAAATTATAAAAGCTGGGAAAGTAAGATATATTGCTGCATCAAACCTTTCGCCTGAAAGATTGAAAGAATCTTTTGATGTTGCTGAAAAAAATAATCTCCCGAAGTATGTTGCACTACAGCCGCATTATAATTTACTGGAAAGAGAAAAATTCGAATCTCAATATGCAGATTTGGTAAAAGAATATGATCTGAGTGTTTTTACCTATTGGTCTTTAGCATCAGGTTTTCTTACAGGGAAATATCGTAATGAAGAAGATTTAAAGAAAAGTGCAAGGGGAGAAGGTGTAAGGAAATATTTAGATGAAAAAGGTCTTCATGTTTTAAAAGCTTTAGATGAAATCAGTATAAGATTAGAAACTACTCAAGCTTCTGTGGCTCTAGCGTGGCTTTTGGCAAATCCTTTAGTAACGGCTCCTATTGTAAGCGCAACCAGCGAATCTCAACTGAAAACTTTATTTGCTGCTCCTGAACTGAAATTAAGTTCTGAAGATATTGAACTTTTAAATACAGTAAGTCAATAA
- a CDS encoding MBL fold metallo-hydrolase, which yields MKIIPLKEGNFVADKFKNFKILEENPEAKGVKMSIQPFLIITQNDYILVDTGFGWKNPEHKMVINKILQEENILNSQITKVLLSHLHKDHINGTLLKTKHGFEPNFPNAKIYIQKRELDFAFQNRGNPSFDFEILEALIQQPNIIWMEDDQGKINDEIYYEVVGGHSPFMQIFKITENNETAFYGADDLPQESYLKYHVAYKSDFDGKKAMQLRIEWQKEAIENNWKVLLYHDLEKSILQF from the coding sequence ATGAAAATCATCCCTCTAAAAGAAGGCAATTTTGTCGCCGACAAGTTTAAAAACTTTAAAATTCTTGAAGAAAATCCAGAAGCCAAAGGAGTAAAGATGTCTATTCAGCCATTTTTAATCATTACACAAAACGATTATATCCTTGTCGATACAGGCTTCGGTTGGAAAAACCCGGAGCACAAAATGGTTATAAATAAAATTTTACAAGAAGAAAATATTCTGAACAGCCAAATCACAAAAGTTCTCCTATCCCACTTGCATAAAGACCACATTAATGGAACTTTATTGAAAACAAAGCATGGATTTGAGCCAAATTTCCCGAATGCTAAAATTTACATTCAGAAAAGAGAGCTTGATTTTGCTTTTCAAAACCGAGGAAACCCATCGTTTGATTTTGAGATTTTAGAAGCACTCATTCAACAACCCAATATTATTTGGATGGAAGATGATCAAGGAAAAATAAATGATGAAATTTATTATGAAGTTGTGGGTGGCCACAGTCCTTTCATGCAGATTTTTAAAATTACAGAAAATAATGAAACGGCTTTTTATGGTGCCGATGATCTTCCACAGGAGTCTTATTTAAAATATCATGTAGCTTACAAAAGTGATTTTGATGGTAAAAAAGCGATGCAACTTCGGATAGAATGGCAAAAAGAAGCTATTGAAAACAACTGGAAAGTTCTTCTTTATCACGATCTTGAAAAAAGCATTCTGCAGTTTTAG
- a CDS encoding chorismate mutase, translating to MNLRDLENSWINQFPQPLIIAGPCSAESEQQMLETAKRIKETNAQVPIFRAGIWKPRTKPNGFEGVGVIGLNWLKKVKEEYGFKTATEVANAHHVDAALKADVDILWIGARSTVNPFTVQEIAEALKGTEKIVLVKNPVNPDLALWIGALERLLGQDIKNLGAIHRGFSTYQKTKYRNNPNWQIALDFKSQFPNVPILIDPSHICGNRTGLAGITQEALNVGYQGAIIESHCNPDEAWSDASQQITPEVLGEMIANLKVRNTGLAGFDDEMGRHRTLISDLDFQVIELLSQRMKISAKIGKLKKENDIAIFQPDRWKVITEYAAQKASETGMSQDFIEKVFKAIHEESIEVQNSIMINK from the coding sequence ATGAATTTAAGAGATTTGGAAAATAGCTGGATTAACCAGTTTCCACAGCCACTCATTATTGCAGGACCTTGCAGTGCAGAAAGCGAGCAACAGATGCTCGAAACGGCCAAAAGAATTAAAGAAACCAATGCGCAGGTTCCTATTTTCCGTGCAGGAATTTGGAAGCCGAGAACGAAACCTAATGGTTTTGAGGGAGTTGGGGTAATTGGTTTAAACTGGCTAAAAAAAGTAAAGGAAGAATACGGTTTCAAAACAGCGACAGAAGTTGCCAACGCTCATCATGTAGATGCTGCATTGAAAGCAGATGTTGATATTTTATGGATTGGCGCACGTTCTACAGTAAATCCTTTTACCGTTCAGGAAATTGCAGAAGCTTTAAAAGGAACTGAGAAAATAGTTTTGGTTAAAAATCCTGTAAACCCCGATTTAGCTTTATGGATTGGTGCTTTAGAAAGGCTTTTAGGTCAGGATATTAAAAACTTAGGTGCGATTCACAGAGGTTTTTCTACATACCAAAAAACAAAATACAGAAATAATCCAAACTGGCAGATTGCTTTAGACTTTAAAAGTCAGTTTCCTAATGTCCCTATATTGATTGACCCTTCACATATTTGTGGAAATCGTACCGGATTGGCAGGTATCACTCAGGAAGCCCTGAATGTCGGTTACCAGGGTGCTATTATTGAATCGCATTGTAATCCTGATGAAGCGTGGAGTGATGCTTCGCAGCAGATTACGCCGGAAGTTTTAGGTGAAATGATTGCTAATCTTAAAGTTAGAAATACCGGTTTAGCAGGTTTTGACGATGAAATGGGAAGACACAGAACTTTAATTTCTGATTTGGATTTTCAAGTGATTGAATTGCTTTCTCAAAGAATGAAAATTTCTGCCAAAATCGGAAAACTGAAAAAAGAAAATGATATTGCCATTTTCCAGCCAGACCGTTGGAAAGTAATTACTGAATATGCTGCTCAAAAAGCTTCAGAGACAGGAATGTCGCAAGATTTTATTGAAAAAGTTTTCAAGGCAATTCATGAAGAGTCTATTGAGGTACAAAACAGTATTATGATTAATAAATAA
- the dnaX gene encoding DNA polymerase III subunit gamma/tau: MENFIVSARKYRPQQFDTVVGQSHITDTLEHAIEENQLAQALLFCGPRGVGKTTCARILARKINEKDGSVSEDGFAYNIYELDAASNNSVDDIRELIDQVRFAPQVGQYKVYIIDEVHMLSSAAFNAFLKTLEEPPAHAIFILATTEKHKIIPTILSRCQIYDFKRITILDIQNHLKGIAEKENVKYEDDALYLIAQKADGALRDALSIFDRLSTFSQKNITLAKAAEVLNILDYDQYLKIVDFAKENKIPEILFAFNEIVKKGFDPHLFIAGLGNHFRDLMMAQNSSTIDLIEVGEQTKVKFVEQGQKWSPQNLIDGIEICNHADINYKNSKNPRLTVEIALMQLSSLSAPGEIAKKKSS, translated from the coding sequence ATGGAAAATTTTATAGTATCTGCAAGAAAGTACCGTCCTCAACAGTTTGATACCGTTGTTGGACAATCGCATATTACAGATACTTTAGAACACGCCATTGAAGAAAACCAGTTGGCACAGGCGCTGTTGTTTTGCGGTCCGCGTGGCGTAGGCAAAACTACATGTGCCCGAATTTTAGCAAGAAAAATCAATGAAAAAGACGGCTCTGTCTCAGAAGATGGTTTTGCTTACAATATTTATGAGCTCGATGCAGCATCCAATAACTCCGTTGATGATATTCGTGAATTGATAGATCAGGTGCGTTTTGCACCTCAGGTTGGTCAGTACAAAGTGTATATTATTGATGAGGTTCACATGTTGTCTTCTGCTGCATTTAATGCTTTTCTTAAAACTTTAGAAGAGCCACCTGCTCATGCTATTTTTATCTTGGCAACGACCGAAAAGCATAAAATTATACCCACTATTTTATCGCGTTGTCAAATTTATGATTTTAAAAGAATTACCATTCTTGACATTCAGAATCATCTGAAAGGTATTGCTGAAAAAGAAAATGTAAAGTACGAAGATGATGCATTGTATCTGATTGCACAAAAGGCAGATGGTGCATTAAGAGATGCTCTTTCGATTTTTGACAGGCTTTCTACCTTTTCTCAAAAGAATATTACTCTTGCGAAAGCTGCAGAAGTTCTCAATATTTTAGATTATGATCAATATTTAAAAATTGTTGATTTTGCTAAAGAAAATAAAATTCCCGAAATACTTTTTGCTTTTAATGAAATTGTAAAAAAAGGTTTCGATCCTCATTTATTTATTGCCGGACTTGGAAATCATTTCCGAGATTTGATGATGGCTCAAAATTCTTCAACGATAGATTTAATTGAAGTAGGAGAGCAGACTAAAGTGAAGTTTGTGGAGCAAGGGCAAAAATGGAGTCCTCAAAATCTCATCGATGGAATAGAAATTTGCAATCATGCAGATATCAATTATAAAAATTCAAAAAATCCTAGACTTACTGTAGAAATTGCTTTAATGCAATTATCTTCTCTTTCAGCCCCTGGCGAAATAGCTAAAAAAAAAAGTTCTTAA
- a CDS encoding MarR family winged helix-turn-helix transcriptional regulator — translation MNYNLAKDVIQLLQQFDSENTNSQYPPDIEGFKSWVFHQQKDKPSRKNITWEGKESGRSPESIISTLLVHMNRYAKTYSKSAIAGSEFSTQEEFIYLINLKSFGEMSKTELIKKNIQDKPVGNLIITRLIKNGWVKQADSKTDKRTKIIAITQKGLDALEKQMANIRNATKIVSGNLTEDEKYELIELLNKLDHFHNPIFGRNIESANLIDTVFKENSFNDN, via the coding sequence ATGAATTATAATTTAGCAAAAGATGTTATTCAACTGCTTCAACAATTCGATTCTGAAAACACAAATTCTCAATACCCTCCTGATATAGAAGGGTTTAAAAGCTGGGTTTTTCACCAGCAAAAAGACAAACCTTCACGAAAAAACATTACTTGGGAAGGCAAAGAAAGCGGAAGAAGTCCAGAAAGTATCATCAGCACACTACTCGTTCACATGAATAGGTATGCGAAAACATACTCAAAATCAGCGATTGCCGGTTCAGAATTTTCGACTCAGGAAGAATTTATCTATCTGATTAATCTGAAATCTTTCGGTGAAATGTCAAAAACTGAATTGATTAAAAAGAATATTCAGGATAAACCTGTCGGAAACCTCATCATCACTCGTCTTATCAAAAATGGCTGGGTAAAACAAGCCGATTCTAAGACAGATAAAAGAACTAAAATTATCGCAATTACTCAAAAAGGGCTGGATGCGCTTGAAAAACAAATGGCAAACATCCGAAATGCTACTAAAATCGTAAGTGGTAATCTTACTGAGGATGAAAAATATGAGTTAATTGAGCTATTAAATAAGCTTGACCATTTTCACAATCCTATTTTTGGAAGAAATATTGAGAGTGCAAATTTAATAGATACGGTTTTTAAAGAAAATTCATTTAATGATAATTAA
- a CDS encoding phytoene desaturase family protein: MIKKIAVIGSGFSGLSAAAYAAKQGHEVHIFEKNSSLGGRARQFKTDNGYVFDMGPSWYWMSDIIEGFFNDFWKTSSDYYELVPLNPQFEMVFSDGIMAVPQDYSEMRNLFESIEKGAAKKLDEFMEDAQYKYEVGMKNFVTKPCHSWFEFVSPTIAKSALKLDLLSNFHRFVRKYFSNPKLIMLMEFPVIFLGAAPKDIPALYSLMNYGGYKLGTWYPMGGFYKVIEAMSEIAKGESVQIHLNSNVDEIKIKNGNAESIVVNGNEIEFDTVIASSDYHHTEENLIPKEYKNYSEDYWKKKTFAPSCLIYYLGFSEKIPNLKHHTLFFENDLDLHTSEIYKDKKWPTKPLFYACCPSKTDKNVAPENCENVFLLMPIATGIEDNEETREKYFLDMIQRLEKHTKSSNLLSKIDYKKSYCISDFKKDYNAYQGNAYGLANTLNQTAVLKPSLRNKKVKNLFYTGQLTVPGPGVPPSIISGKIAATEATK; encoded by the coding sequence ATGATTAAAAAAATAGCAGTTATCGGTTCAGGATTTTCAGGACTATCAGCGGCTGCTTATGCCGCAAAACAAGGTCATGAAGTTCATATTTTTGAGAAAAATAGCAGTCTTGGAGGTAGAGCAAGACAGTTTAAAACCGATAATGGTTATGTTTTTGATATGGGCCCAAGTTGGTATTGGATGTCCGATATTATTGAAGGTTTTTTTAATGATTTTTGGAAAACTTCATCAGATTATTATGAATTAGTACCATTAAATCCGCAATTTGAAATGGTTTTTTCAGATGGAATTATGGCAGTTCCACAGGATTATTCAGAAATGAGAAATCTTTTTGAAAGTATTGAAAAAGGAGCAGCCAAAAAGCTTGATGAGTTTATGGAAGATGCTCAATACAAATATGAAGTTGGGATGAAAAATTTTGTCACAAAACCTTGTCATTCATGGTTTGAATTTGTTTCGCCAACGATTGCAAAAAGTGCATTGAAGCTAGATTTATTATCAAATTTCCATCGGTTTGTAAGAAAGTATTTTTCAAATCCGAAATTGATTATGCTAATGGAATTTCCTGTAATTTTTCTTGGAGCTGCGCCAAAAGATATTCCGGCTTTGTATAGTTTGATGAATTATGGAGGTTACAAACTAGGAACTTGGTATCCTATGGGAGGCTTTTATAAAGTCATTGAAGCAATGTCTGAAATTGCCAAAGGTGAAAGTGTTCAAATACATTTAAATTCAAATGTTGATGAAATTAAAATTAAAAACGGAAATGCAGAATCAATTGTTGTCAACGGAAATGAAATAGAGTTTGACACTGTCATTGCTTCATCAGATTATCATCATACTGAAGAAAATTTAATACCCAAAGAATATAAAAATTACAGCGAAGATTACTGGAAAAAGAAAACTTTTGCACCTTCTTGCCTGATTTATTATTTAGGATTTAGTGAAAAAATTCCAAACTTAAAACATCACACTTTGTTTTTTGAAAATGATTTAGATTTACATACGTCAGAAATTTATAAAGATAAAAAATGGCCTACAAAGCCTTTGTTTTATGCGTGTTGCCCTTCCAAAACAGATAAAAATGTAGCTCCAGAAAACTGTGAAAATGTATTTCTTTTAATGCCTATCGCTACAGGAATTGAAGACAACGAAGAAACACGGGAAAAATACTTTCTCGACATGATACAAAGACTTGAAAAGCACACCAAATCTTCAAATCTTTTATCAAAAATCGACTATAAAAAAAGCTATTGCATCAGTGATTTCAAAAAAGATTACAATGCCTATCAAGGTAATGCTTATGGTTTAGCCAATACGCTGAATCAGACTGCAGTTTTAAAGCCTTCACTGAGAAATAAAAAGGTGAAAAATCTTTTTTATACAGGTCAGCTTACCGTTCCAGGACCGGGAGTTCCGCCTTCGATTATTTCAGGAAAAATAGCCGCAACCGAAGCCACTAAATAA